From the genome of Yersinia enterocolitica, one region includes:
- a CDS encoding (Na+)-NQR maturation NqrM has translation MLTVFIASFVFFLLAIGGMSLGYIVKRKTLQGSCGGITGLGMEKVCDCPEPCDSRKKRLAKEAARQKKLDQYRIL, from the coding sequence ATGTTGACTGTTTTTATCGCATCCTTTGTCTTTTTTCTATTGGCCATCGGCGGGATGTCGTTAGGTTATATCGTAAAACGTAAAACCTTACAGGGCAGTTGCGGAGGAATAACGGGTTTGGGGATGGAGAAAGTATGTGATTGCCCTGAGCCTTGTGATTCTCGTAAGAAGCGCTTGGCTAAGGAAGCCGCTCGCCAGAAAAAATTGGATCAATACCGTATCCTATAA
- a CDS encoding FAD:protein FMN transferase, whose amino-acid sequence MQKQITHWFMAVVGILLLTGCGPEQVNLEGKTMGTSYSIKYMSDSSTPSPEKLQQEIDRELEQVNDQMSTYRPDSELSRFNQSRAVNTPFAVSAATAKVVREAIRINRLTDGALDVTVGPLVNLWGFGPEGRPDVVPTEAEIAKRRAWVGINNLAVENGALLKRIPELYVDLSSIAKGYGVDVVAEYLETQNITNYMVDIGGEVRTRGNNGENKPWRIAIEKPVAGSAQSAQEVIEPGRMAIATSGDYRNYFEQNGVRYSHTIDPDTGRPINHRLVSITVLDPSCMTADGLSTGLDVLGPERGMALANLLGIPVFMIVKTDEGFEERYSDAFKPYLQKRP is encoded by the coding sequence ACCATGGGAACTTCATATTCAATTAAGTATATGAGTGACTCATCCACACCCAGCCCAGAGAAGTTACAGCAGGAAATAGACCGCGAGTTGGAACAGGTTAATGACCAGATGTCGACATATCGGCCCGACTCTGAATTGAGTCGCTTCAATCAAAGTCGTGCCGTGAATACACCTTTCGCGGTTTCAGCGGCGACGGCTAAAGTCGTGCGTGAGGCTATTCGCATTAATCGCCTGACCGATGGGGCGCTGGATGTCACCGTCGGACCTTTGGTTAACTTATGGGGCTTTGGTCCTGAAGGGCGGCCAGATGTTGTTCCTACTGAGGCTGAAATTGCCAAACGTCGGGCATGGGTCGGTATTAATAATCTGGCCGTAGAAAATGGTGCCTTGCTCAAACGGATCCCTGAGTTGTATGTTGATCTATCCTCTATTGCCAAGGGATATGGGGTCGATGTTGTAGCCGAATATCTGGAAACGCAAAATATCACCAACTATATGGTTGATATCGGAGGGGAAGTACGGACTCGTGGCAATAATGGGGAAAATAAACCTTGGCGCATTGCGATAGAAAAACCTGTCGCAGGTTCTGCGCAAAGTGCTCAAGAGGTTATCGAACCTGGACGTATGGCAATAGCAACCTCAGGGGATTATCGTAATTACTTTGAACAGAATGGTGTGCGTTACTCACATACGATTGACCCGGATACTGGCCGACCAATTAACCACCGATTAGTCTCAATTACTGTTTTGGACCCAAGCTGTATGACCGCAGATGGACTGTCGACTGGGTTAGATGTCCTTGGGCCAGAAAGAGGGATGGCACTCGCTAATTTACTGGGTATTCCAGTGTTTATGATAGTAAAAACCGATGAAGGTTTTGAGGAACGCTATTCTGATGCGTTCAAACCTTATCTGCAAAAACGGCCTTGA